The Polluticoccus soli sequence GGTGTACGGGTGGCGCTTGTCCTCGCCTGAAATTGCTTCTTCGATCACAGACTGGATCACTTTATTACTGATAACTTCGCCTTTCTTATCAGCAATACCCTCGCTAAACAGATCCTTCAGGTAAAGCAACCCGAAATGTGTTTCAGCGTATTTGTTGCTGGTGATCCTTGAAACAGTAGAAATATCCAGGCCTGACATATCAGCCACGTTACGCAGCACCATTGGTTTCAGCAAGCGGATGTCGCCTTCTTCAAAATAATCGCGTTGGATATTTACGATGCACTGCATGATGCGCAGCATGGTATCCTCGCGTTGTTTTACTGCATTCACAAACCATTGGGCGGACTGCAATTTGCTTTTTACGTATTGAGTAGAAGATCGGTCTTTTGCAGCGCTGCACTGTTGCGCAAGCTGGTCGTACAACGACTGGTTTACAAACACAGCACCCGAGCGTGAAGAATATAAATGTACCTGGATCGTATCGCCATAACGGGTGATGATAAAATCCGGGATGATCGTATTCTTAGGCTCACAGCTTGATGCTGTTTCTGAAACCGGATAAAACTTCAGCGAACCGATAAAATTCAGGATCACTCTCAGTTCTTCTTCGTCGATATTGAGCGCGTGGTGTATTTTCTCAAACTGGCGGTGCATCAGGTCGTTGTAATGATCCTGTACCAGTTTCGCTGCATATTTAACGTCAGGACGACGTGAGTCCATAGCTTTCAGCTGTATCAGCAGGCACTCCTGGATATTGCAGGCGCCTATCCCGATCGGATCGAGCGTTTGCACTATCGACAAACCTTTCCTGATGATCTCAACATCTACCAGGCTTTGTTTATGGAAAGAATAATCATCGGCAACTTCATCCAGCTGCTTGTCCATTAATCCCTGGTTGTTCAATACATCGATGATGTATTCTGCCACTTCGCGTTCTTCTTCGGTTATATCCAGCAGCCGCAATTGTTGTTTTGCATCATCTTTAAAATGATCCACATTGCTGAGCGCCATATTTGGCGTTTGCTCGGTGCTGAAATAGTTCTGATATTCGTGCTTATAATCCGGTACGTCATCGTATCCGTATTCGTCCCAATCCTGGTAGTCTTGCACATCTGTAGCTGTCTTGCCAGCCTCATCTGTAGCTTCTTCAGTGGTGGCATCCAAAAACGGGTTTTCTTCCAGTTCGTTTTTTATTCGCTGCTCCAGCTCCAGGGTGTTAAGGAAATATAGATTGAGGAGTTGTATTTGCTGCGGTAAAATTTTGAGCTGTTGTTTCTGTGTTTGTTGCTGCGAGATCATAGATTTTGGCTTTCGATTACTATCTATGTAAGGCAACCTTAAAGCCAAATTTCAGCGAGAGATTATTTTTTTA is a genomic window containing:
- the rpoN gene encoding RNA polymerase factor sigma-54, translating into MISQQQTQKQQLKILPQQIQLLNLYFLNTLELEQRIKNELEENPFLDATTEEATDEAGKTATDVQDYQDWDEYGYDDVPDYKHEYQNYFSTEQTPNMALSNVDHFKDDAKQQLRLLDITEEEREVAEYIIDVLNNQGLMDKQLDEVADDYSFHKQSLVDVEIIRKGLSIVQTLDPIGIGACNIQECLLIQLKAMDSRRPDVKYAAKLVQDHYNDLMHRQFEKIHHALNIDEEELRVILNFIGSLKFYPVSETASSCEPKNTIIPDFIITRYGDTIQVHLYSSRSGAVFVNQSLYDQLAQQCSAAKDRSSTQYVKSKLQSAQWFVNAVKQREDTMLRIMQCIVNIQRDYFEEGDIRLLKPMVLRNVADMSGLDISTVSRITSNKYAETHFGLLYLKDLFSEGIADKKGEVISNKVIQSVIEEAISGEDKRHPYTDQQLVNILSAKGYNIARRTVAKYREQLRIPIAQIRAVWA